GGTCCTGAACTTGACGTCACATTCACTATCCTTAAGAATTCCAAGGCATATGTGTCCCAGCATATCGGAAATACCAACAAGTACAGAACCTATGAATTCCTCCAGGAAGCAATCAAGCATATGATGAGGATTACAAAAACCGATGATTTCGATGCAATCGCATGTGACTTGCACCCACAGTTCTTCACTACAAAGCTTGCAAAAGAGCTTGCAGATGAATATGACTGTCCATTGATACCTGTTCAGCACCATCATGCCCATGGAATCTCATTGTTAAATGACCACTATTCAAAAGAGGAAGGAAATGAATATGATGAAATGATCATAATCGCTGCAGATGGAGTGGGATATGGTGGAGACGGCAACTCATGGGGTGGAGAAATACTGTACACAAACATTAAGGATTATGAAAGAACAGCCTCATTGATGCCTCAGAAGATGCCTGGTGGAGATTTGTGCACTAAATTCCCAGTGAGAATGTTGGCAGCCATACTTGCAAATCCAAACAGTGACTATGAAAGCGAAAAGTACACTGAAGATTACATAAAGGAACTATTGAATGAAAATTACATCAACTCATTCCAGCATGGAGCAATTGAAATAAAAAGTCTTTTCAGGCAATTGGAAACCAATCTCAACGTTGGAATAAACACAAGTACCGGAAGGGTTCTTGATTCCATTTCAACCGCTCTCCACATATGTGACAGACGTACCTACGAAGGGGAAGCCTCCATGAAATTGGAATCATACGCTTATGATTACAAAGAAGAAGACAAGCTCGAAGACTTCCCAATAATCATTAAAGAATATGAAGATGAAAACGGAAAGAGAATGATTCTTGATACTACTGCAATACTCAGATATGTTGTAGACAAGATTGAAGAAGGAGAGAATCTCAATAAGATTGCAGTTGCAGGTCAAAAGGCAGTTAGCATAGGACTTGCTAAGCTTGCCGTGGAATCCGCAAGGGAAAAGGGAATCAGAACAATAGGTGCAACAGGCGGAGTGTTCTACAACGAGGCAATCACATCACACATTAAGAACTATGTGGAAAAAGATGGATTCGAATTCATTCAACACATCAACTCCTGTCCGGGAGACGGATCAGTATCCTTAGGACAGGCAATAGTTGCTGGAATAAATCTCAAGGATTTGTAAAATAAGAAAATAAATAATAATGAAAATATTATTTATTATATATTATATTTATAATATAGTATTTTTTATATAATACTATTTTTAATTTATTTAATTTAAAAAAAAGTAAAAAAAGAAAGACAATAAAAAGAATAATAAATATTATATTATTATATTATTATTTTAATAATAATCTAATATCTATTATAAGTTCTTTCCAAAATGTATTCTGCTCTTTCCTTCAAGTTGTCGTATAAGCGTATTTGACTTTTCAATTCTTCAATGGCTTCTGTCTGACCTTGGTCAATTCTCTTTTCAATGTCCAATAACTTAGACCATTCGTCACCAGAAGGCAATTGCTTAATGTCATTTTGAGGATTTAGCATATCCTCGGAAATTGCCACATTGAATGAATGCTTGGTGATTGTAATGCTGACATTCACATCATTAGGCATGTCATAATACTTACGAGGGCGACCTCTGACCACTTTTTTTGTTGAAGATGTTAAGATTCCCACATCTTCCATAGCCCTTAAATGTTCAATAATGGCTTTCTGACCTATTTGGAGCTCTTGGGATATTTCACTGACAAATCTTGGCTCTTCCCTTAAGAGATCCATGATATCACGTCTGGTCTTGCATCCCATAACATCAAGAATGGCTTCCATATCAACATCATCTTGCTGTCTTTGGTTCTGTTCCATAATTTGACCTCCACTTTTTAAAAAAATTGTAAAAATAAATTAATATTTCTGCACTATGCTCTATAATAATATAAGTCATAAGTATTATATTAACTTTTTGTTACTAAAAACCGAAATCTTTATATAACATTTTGTTACTATAATAAGTATAGAGAAAGATAACATTTTGTTACTTTAATATAAATTGACAAAATAAAATCTAAATCCAACGGTTATTTATTAAAAGCAGAACTTAAACAAATCAAAAAATCAAACTTCTGTCAATGAATAACTTAAACTCAAAAAGTTATTATGAGAAACCTATAAGATTCTAAAAAATAATAACAAACCGGATAAACACAAATCAAAGAACATTTCAAAATCCTCTTTAAAAATCACACTATAAACAAAGATTTCCTAGATTTAAGCCCACACCCTAAATCTAGAAACATAAAACACTTTTCTATTAACCCATATAATAGAAAAAACAAATCAAATTTCTTTGATTGAAGTCATGAATATTAAAGGAGCTTATCGCTCTCTTTCTCTTTCATTATAACTTTATGATAAATTCATAAAAGGTGAATAAATGGCTAAGAAAAACAAGAAAGAAAAATCTGAAGATTTGAATATTGAAGAAGATCAATCCAAACTTCAGGAAGAAAAGGAAGAAGCTCCTTCTGAAGATGAAGAAAAATCTGAAGATGAAGAAGTGCCTTCTGAAGGAGAAGAAGAAAAGGAAGATGATGAATTAGCTAAATTGAAAGAAGACCTTGAAAAGAAAGATGAAGAGATCATAGAGCTAAAATCCCATATACAAAGACTTCAAGCAGACTTTGATAATTTCAGAAAGCAAGGTGAAAAGCAAAAGCAAGACCTGATAAGATATGCAAATGAAGGCCTCATTGTAAAATTCATAGACATCTATGAGGATATGGAAAGGGCTCTTGAAAACTCAACTAACGAAGAAGAACTTAGAGAAGGTTTAGAACTAATTTATTCAAAAATGAAAAATACCTTAGAAAAGGAAGGTGTTGAAGAGATTCCTGCAGTGGGAGAGAAATTCGACCCATTCAAGCATGAGGCATTGCTTACTGTAGACAGTCCGGATCATGAAAACAATGAAATCGTTGATGAACTCATGAAAGGATACACCTTGAAGGATAAGGTAATCAAATACTCTAAAGTTAGAGTTTGCAAAAAAGCTAAAAAAGAAGAATAATCAAAATATAAAAAATTAAAATTCATATTTATAAATTATTATAAAATTAAAATTATTTTAATCTTAAAATAATTTTTCTAGCAAATATTTTAAGAAATCTTAAAATTAAAATATCTGCAAATAAAAAATCAAAATAACTTTTATTAAAAACAAAATGTAAAGGTGAAAACTATGTCTGATACTAAAAAAGAAAAAATCATTGGAATTGACTTAGGAACCAGTAACTCTGCAGCTTCCGTACTTGTCGGTGGTAAACCTACCGTTATCCCAAGTGCAGAAGGTGCAAGCCAATATGGTAAGGCATTTCCAAGTTATGTCGCATTTACCGAAGATGGCCAGCAATTAGTTGGTGAACCAGCAAGAAGACAAGCTGTAACCAACCCTGAAAACACTATCAGTGCAATCAAAAGAAAAATGGGTACCGACTACAAAGTAACCATCCAAGGAAAACAATACACTCCACAGGAAATCTCTGCAAAAATCTTGCAAAAGATCAAAAAAGATGCGGAATCCTTCTTAGGAGAACCTATTGAAAAAGCGGTAATCACCGTACCTGCTTACTTTGACGACAACCAAAGAACCGCAACCAAAGACGCAGGAACCATTGCAGGCCTCGATGTAGTAAGACTTGTAAACGAACCTACCGCAGCAAGTTTAGCTTATGGTATCGACAAACAGGATGACGATGATGACGTAAACATTTTAGTATTCGATTTAGGTGGAGGTACCTTAGACGTAACCATCATGGAATTCGGTGGAGGAGTATTCGAAGTGCAATCCACCAGCGGTGACACCCAACTTGGTGGTACCGACATGGACAACGCTTTAATGAACTACTTAGCAAGCGAATTCAAAGCTGAAACCGGAATCGACCTAATGACCGATGACCAAGCTGTACAAAGATTAAGAGAAGCAGCTGAAAAGGCAAAGATTGAATTGTCCACTACATTGACAAGTGAAGTGAACTTGCCATTCATCTGCATGGGCGCTGACGGCAAACCTCACAACCTCATCAACAACTTGACCAGAGCAAAATTGGAAGAATTAGTAGATCCTATCGTAAACAAATGTGGTCAACCTATCAAACAGGCATTGGATGATGCAAAAATGACCAAAAACGACATTGACAAAATCATTCTTGTCGGCGGACCTACTAGAATGCCAATCGTACAAAAATTCGTAGAAAACTACATCGGCAAACCTGTAGAAAGAGGAATCGACCCAATGGAATGTGTAGCAATGGGTGCAGCTATCCAAGGTGGAGTATTAGCTGGAGAAATCAAGGACTTAGTTCTCTTGGACGTTACCCCATTATCCTTAGGTATTGAAACCTTAGGTGGAGTATCAACCACCCTTATTGAAAGAAACACTACAATTCCTGCTAAAAAGTCTCAAATCTTCTCAACTGCAGCTGACAACCAACCTTCCGTAGACATTCACGTAGTTCAAGGGGAAAGAAAAATGGCAGCAGACAACACCACTCTTGGAAGATTCCAATTAGTGGGAATACCTCCTGCACCAAGAGGAATGCCTCAAATCGAAGTAACCTTCGATATCGATGCAAACGGTATTATCAATGTTACTGCACAAGACAAAGGAACCGGCAAGGAACAATCCATTACCATCACTTCCTCTACCAAATTGACTGACGAGGAAATCGAAAAGGCTGTCAAGGAAGCTGAAATGAACGCTGAAGCAGACAAGAAGAAACAAGAGGAAATTGAAGTTAGAAACAATGCCGACTCCATGATCTACACTGCAGAAAAAACCATCAATGAGGAAGAAATCAAGGACAAAGTCTCTGATGATGAAAGATCCAACATTGAAAGATTGGTTGCAGAACTCAGGGAATTAATCAGCGGCGACGACATTGCTGCAATCAAGGAAAAAACCGATGAACTTACCAAAGTGGTTCAAGACATCGGTGCTAGAATCTACCAAGAGGCTGCAGCAGCACAACAAGCAGCACAAGATGCAGCAGCTGGCGCTGACCCTAACGCAGGAGCAGGCCCACAAGATGACGATGACGGCACCATTGATGCTGAATTCGAAGAGAAAAAATAGATTAAAGCAATAGCTTTTAATCTATTTATTTTTTGATTTTATTTAATCTCAAAAAAATTTATAGAAACATTTGAAACTCTCAAAAATCAAATTTAAAGATTAATAAATGGAATTCTTTTAGACATTCCTCCTTAGTTTTTCTTAGCCACTTATACCTTTTAATGTCTGAAGAATTCTTTTTATTAATTAAATATTAAAAAAATCAATTAAACGTAAATTAATAAATTAAATTAAGTTTAAATATTAAAATTAACTAATAATTAATTTAGTAAATATTATTAGCTAAAATTTAATTAAATTATCAGAAAATAATGAAAAAATAATTTAATTAAATTTTAATTAATAGTAGATATGCTATTTTTAAAAATTTATTTGATAAACATTAAAAAAAAAATAAATCATAATTAATCGAAATAAACTGAATAATCAATTATTAATCTTATAAGGTGACGAAATGGCAGAGAAGCGTGACTATTATGAAGTTCTCGGAGTGGACAAGACCGCCGATGAGAAAGAGATTAAGAAAGCTTATCGTAAATTAGCTAGAAAATACCATCCTGACGTTGTGGAAGAGGATCAAAAAGAGGAAGCCACTGAAAAGTTCAAGGAAATCAGTGAAGCTTACGCTGTCCTATCCGATGAAGAGAAAAGGCAAAGATATGATCAATTCGGCCATGCAGGTATGGAAGGCTTCACCAATGAAGACATCTTTAGAAACGTAAACTTCGAAGACATCTTCCAAGGATTCGGAGGAGGCGGAATAGAGGACATATTCGATCTCTTCGGATTCGGTACAGGAAGGTCCAGATCACGCAGTACCGGACCAAGAAGGGGAAGCGACATCTACACTGAAATCGAAATCACATTGGAAGAGGCAGCTAATGGTGCCGATAAGGAAGTCACAGTCAGACACGATGTATTCTGCCCAGTCTGTGACGGTTCAAAGGCCGAGCCTGGAAGCGAAGTGGAAACCTGTCCAGTCTGTGGCGGTACAGGTCAAAGAAAACAGATTAGGCAAAGCCTCTTCGGTCAAGTCATGAACGTTGTCCAATGTGGAGAATGTAATGGTACCGGTAAGATTATCAAGGAACCATGCCACAACTGTAAGGGAAGAGGAACCGTCAAGGAAAGCAAGACCCTCAACATCAAGATTCCAGCAGGTGTTGAAAATGGAAACAGATTAAGAGTTTCCGGTGAAGGTAATGTTGGAGATGTTGGCGGAGGAAAGGGAGACCTTTATGTGGAAATCTACATCAAAAGGCACGAGTACTTCGAAAGGGATGGTGCTAACCTCTACTATGAAAAGCAGATCAGCTTCGTCCAAGCAAGTTTAGGTGACACTGTAGACATTCCAACAATCAATGGTGAAGTCGAGCTTAAGATTCCACCTGGAACCCAAAGCGGAACCACATTCAGATTAAGAGACCAAGGTATGCCTTACATGAGACGTGCAGGAAAAGGTAACCTTTATGTGAACATTACCGTTGTCGTTCCACAAAGATTAAGCAAGGAACAGAAAAAGCTCTTGATCCAATTCGGTGAAATCAGCGGAGACGAGATAAAGGTCTACAAAAAAGGATTGTTTGACAAAGTGAAAGATGCTATAAACAATCCGTAAATTTAACTAATAATCAGATGTTTAAATTAAACATCTTTTTCTATTTTTTAACTATTTTTTCAAATATTTTCATTTTCTATTTTTCAACTATTTTTTATAAAATTTTACTAAAATTAAAAATTTTTATCTTCTTATGTAGATACTATTATTTTAAAACATGTGATTTAAAAAATGAATCAATTTAATAATAGTAATACATGATTAAAATATAGTTTACTTATCAAACTATCATTTTAAATGTATCTTGAATCAATTAAGTTGAATGAAAATTTTTACTGAAAAATTCTTTTCAAATTATTGGAAATTTTAGAAAATTTTCACATATTAAATGTTAATAATTATGAAGAACATATAGATTATAGTAAAAATTTTAACAGGCAAGATCTTATGATGTACAGCATAAAGATGCGATGCTCAAAAGGAGGCCCTCATGAAGAAGGGGGAAAGCACATCTCAGGAGCAGAACGTATTTTAAGGGAAGAAGAAATAGAAAAGGAACTGATCAATGTTTATAGAAGGGCAATCACTCACGAGCGAGGAAAGCCTGATTTCATAAACTTCAAGATTGAAGAGATTGATGAAGATGACATCATCTATAAAAAGAGATTGAACATTAACCAGCATCATGTTAATTCCAAAGAGGAAGGATTGAATCTTGCCAAAGAACTACTGAAGGAAAATGATGTAAGCGAAGAATCCACCCAAAAAGCCATTCAGACCCTGCTTGACCTTGAAGATAGCATGCATGGAGCTATGCTGATTGACAAGGACACTGGAGATAGAATAGACAATAAAGGAATTAAGGGTGTCAGAGTCACCGGAATAGCCAGTGCGGACATAACTAAATACAAAGAA
Above is a genomic segment from Methanobrevibacter sp. containing:
- a CDS encoding ArsR family transcriptional regulator encodes the protein MEQNQRQQDDVDMEAILDVMGCKTRRDIMDLLREEPRFVSEISQELQIGQKAIIEHLRAMEDVGILTSSTKKVVRGRPRKYYDMPNDVNVSITITKHSFNVAISEDMLNPQNDIKQLPSGDEWSKLLDIEKRIDQGQTEAIEELKSQIRLYDNLKERAEYILERTYNRY
- a CDS encoding nucleotide exchange factor GrpE, whose translation is MAKKNKKEKSEDLNIEEDQSKLQEEKEEAPSEDEEKSEDEEVPSEGEEEKEDDELAKLKEDLEKKDEEIIELKSHIQRLQADFDNFRKQGEKQKQDLIRYANEGLIVKFIDIYEDMERALENSTNEEELREGLELIYSKMKNTLEKEGVEEIPAVGEKFDPFKHEALLTVDSPDHENNEIVDELMKGYTLKDKVIKYSKVRVCKKAKKEE
- the dnaK gene encoding molecular chaperone DnaK, with the translated sequence MSDTKKEKIIGIDLGTSNSAASVLVGGKPTVIPSAEGASQYGKAFPSYVAFTEDGQQLVGEPARRQAVTNPENTISAIKRKMGTDYKVTIQGKQYTPQEISAKILQKIKKDAESFLGEPIEKAVITVPAYFDDNQRTATKDAGTIAGLDVVRLVNEPTAASLAYGIDKQDDDDDVNILVFDLGGGTLDVTIMEFGGGVFEVQSTSGDTQLGGTDMDNALMNYLASEFKAETGIDLMTDDQAVQRLREAAEKAKIELSTTLTSEVNLPFICMGADGKPHNLINNLTRAKLEELVDPIVNKCGQPIKQALDDAKMTKNDIDKIILVGGPTRMPIVQKFVENYIGKPVERGIDPMECVAMGAAIQGGVLAGEIKDLVLLDVTPLSLGIETLGGVSTTLIERNTTIPAKKSQIFSTAADNQPSVDIHVVQGERKMAADNTTLGRFQLVGIPPAPRGMPQIEVTFDIDANGIINVTAQDKGTGKEQSITITSSTKLTDEEIEKAVKEAEMNAEADKKKQEEIEVRNNADSMIYTAEKTINEEEIKDKVSDDERSNIERLVAELRELISGDDIAAIKEKTDELTKVVQDIGARIYQEAAAAQQAAQDAAAGADPNAGAGPQDDDDGTIDAEFEEKK
- the dnaJ gene encoding molecular chaperone DnaJ; protein product: MAEKRDYYEVLGVDKTADEKEIKKAYRKLARKYHPDVVEEDQKEEATEKFKEISEAYAVLSDEEKRQRYDQFGHAGMEGFTNEDIFRNVNFEDIFQGFGGGGIEDIFDLFGFGTGRSRSRSTGPRRGSDIYTEIEITLEEAANGADKEVTVRHDVFCPVCDGSKAEPGSEVETCPVCGGTGQRKQIRQSLFGQVMNVVQCGECNGTGKIIKEPCHNCKGRGTVKESKTLNIKIPAGVENGNRLRVSGEGNVGDVGGGKGDLYVEIYIKRHEYFERDGANLYYEKQISFVQASLGDTVDIPTINGEVELKIPPGTQSGTTFRLRDQGMPYMRRAGKGNLYVNITVVVPQRLSKEQKKLLIQFGEISGDEIKVYKKGLFDKVKDAINNP
- a CDS encoding 6-carboxyhexanoate--CoA ligase gives rise to the protein MMYSIKMRCSKGGPHEEGGKHISGAERILREEEIEKELINVYRRAITHERGKPDFINFKIEEIDEDDIIYKKRLNINQHHVNSKEEGLNLAKELLKENDVSEESTQKAIQTLLDLEDSMHGAMLIDKDTGDRIDNKGIKGVRVTGIASADITKYKESLKNDGREGLHLEEALILASKIASTKGIVAELCWSDDPSYVIGYVGTKDTYERIPILKDEGTPIGGRVFFVDTNQLNDDYTLDDLMNYLEKQVVLIE